The genomic segment CTGATTCCTTCGATCCCCACGGAAAGGAATGTGCATGGCCGAATTGCAATTGAAACAAAGTGAGCTGTTTAAAAAAGTGGTTCCCGAGGGGTTAAAAATTCTCGCCCCTTTAGCCCGACAGGAGACCTATGCCCCGGGAAGTATCATCTTTTCTCAAAACACCATGGCGGAAAAACTCTTTCTTCTGGATCATGGGGTGGTGGCCTTGAAGACCTCTCTGGCCGGTGGGTTGGAAATTACTTATGAAATGATAACCAAAAAGGGAGATCCCTTCGGCT from the Deltaproteobacteria bacterium genome contains:
- a CDS encoding cyclic nucleotide-binding domain-containing protein; amino-acid sequence: MAELQLKQSELFKKVVPEGLKILAPLARQETYAPGSIIFSQNTMAEKLFLLDHGVVALKTSLAGGLEITYEMITKKGDPFGWSALVEPFQLTATAICLEKSQVIAFQQKELDRIFQQHPDLGFLVMKNLCVLIARRLQRTRQLLAGQV